From Methylobacterium radiodurans, a single genomic window includes:
- a CDS encoding MATE family efflux transporter, producing the protein MPALDLAGFPAREGAPLRRPWLRELRATLALSAPLVLINLAQHGLIMADVVMLGRLGAEQLAAATLAHGLYFILFIGGIGLTSTVAPLIAEALGREPGATDPVRRTLRAGFWAATLIAAPMMVLLWYTGPLLAAIGEPPALAEAAGAYMRVLQWAMWPALLFMGLRGALAALERPGWALAASLAALPLNVAIGIWLAFPASNAFPTGLDLGMAGVGLATVTAATFSLVLLIAVVLCDRRLHRYRLFHRLWRFDPVLLGRVFRLGLPIVATGLAEAGLFEAAALGMGLFGATQLAAHAVAIQIAAFCFMVPNGVAQAATVRVGLAYGRRDGAGVRRSGLVALGLAFCFMTLCAGVQLTAPATLTGLFLDLGAPSNTGVLPVAVAFIGFAALFAVADGVQSVCLGMLRGLQDTTVPMWVAVGGYWGLGVPLGAGLAWGAGFEGYGIWTGFCAGLFVVAGLLLLRWRRLTTGLLPRPAAG; encoded by the coding sequence ATGCCGGCACTCGACCTCGCGGGCTTCCCCGCGCGGGAAGGGGCCCCGTTGCGCCGCCCCTGGCTCCGGGAACTGCGCGCGACGCTCGCGCTCTCGGCCCCCCTCGTTCTCATCAACCTCGCCCAGCACGGCCTGATCATGGCCGACGTGGTGATGCTCGGACGCCTGGGCGCGGAACAGCTCGCTGCGGCGACGCTCGCGCACGGGCTCTACTTCATCCTGTTCATCGGCGGCATCGGGCTCACCAGCACGGTGGCGCCCCTGATCGCCGAGGCGCTGGGGCGCGAGCCCGGCGCGACCGACCCGGTGCGCCGCACCCTGCGGGCGGGCTTCTGGGCGGCGACGCTCATCGCCGCGCCCATGATGGTGCTGCTCTGGTACACGGGCCCGCTCTTGGCCGCGATCGGCGAGCCCCCCGCGCTGGCCGAGGCCGCCGGCGCCTACATGCGCGTGCTGCAATGGGCGATGTGGCCGGCCCTGCTGTTCATGGGCCTGCGCGGCGCGCTCGCCGCGCTCGAGCGGCCGGGCTGGGCGTTGGCCGCCAGCCTCGCGGCCCTGCCGCTCAACGTCGCGATAGGCATCTGGCTCGCCTTCCCGGCGAGCAACGCCTTCCCGACAGGTCTCGATCTCGGCATGGCGGGCGTCGGGCTCGCCACCGTGACGGCGGCGACGTTCAGCCTCGTCCTGCTCATCGCGGTGGTGCTCTGCGACCGCCGGCTGCACCGTTACCGCCTGTTCCACCGCCTCTGGCGGTTCGACCCGGTGCTGCTCGGCCGCGTCTTCCGGCTCGGCCTGCCAATCGTGGCGACGGGGCTTGCCGAGGCCGGGCTGTTCGAGGCCGCGGCGCTCGGCATGGGCCTGTTCGGTGCGACCCAGCTCGCCGCCCACGCGGTGGCGATCCAGATTGCGGCCTTCTGCTTCATGGTGCCGAACGGCGTCGCCCAGGCCGCGACCGTGCGGGTGGGGCTCGCCTACGGGCGGCGCGACGGTGCGGGCGTGCGCCGCTCCGGCCTCGTGGCGCTCGGCCTCGCCTTCTGCTTCATGACGCTCTGCGCGGGCGTCCAGCTCACCGCGCCCGCGACCCTGACGGGCCTGTTCCTCGATCTCGGCGCGCCCTCGAACACCGGGGTGCTGCCGGTCGCGGTCGCCTTCATCGGCTTCGCGGCGCTCTTCGCGGTGGCCGACGGGGTGCAGTCGGTCTGCCTTGGCATGTTGCGCGGCCTGCAGGACACGACGGTGCCGATGTGGGTCGCGGTGGGCGGCTACTGGGGCCTCGGCGTCCCGCTCGGCGCAGGCCTCGCCTGGGGCGCCGGGTTCGAGGGCTACGGCATCTGGACGGGCTTCTGCGCCGGGCTGTTCGTGGTGGCGGGGCTCCTCCTTCTGCGCTGGCGCCGGCTGACCACGGGCCTCCTGCCGCGGCCGGCGGCCGGCTAG
- the petA gene encoding ubiquinol-cytochrome c reductase iron-sulfur subunit — translation MANTTAAAPAGAAPQEGTRRDFLFLATGAGLAVGTVAVAWPFVASMAPDAATIAAGAPLEVDLSPISDGQIINVFWRGKLIFVRKLTEKEITDMKAVPVSQLIDPAAADTRVKKGHDQWLVVYGNCTHLGCVPIGHSGNFEGWSCPCHGSQFDALGRVRRGPAPTNLPIPPYAFQSDTKIRIGEEGGKAAA, via the coding sequence TTGGCGAACACGACTGCCGCCGCGCCCGCCGGCGCCGCCCCGCAGGAGGGCACCCGCCGGGACTTCCTCTTCCTCGCCACTGGTGCCGGTCTCGCGGTCGGCACCGTCGCGGTGGCCTGGCCCTTCGTCGCCTCGATGGCGCCGGACGCCGCCACCATCGCGGCCGGTGCGCCGCTGGAGGTCGATCTCTCGCCGATCAGCGACGGCCAGATCATCAACGTGTTCTGGCGCGGCAAGCTGATCTTCGTGCGCAAGCTCACGGAGAAGGAGATCACGGACATGAAGGCCGTGCCGGTCTCCCAGCTGATCGACCCGGCCGCCGCCGACACCCGCGTCAAGAAGGGCCACGACCAGTGGCTCGTCGTCTACGGCAACTGCACGCATCTGGGCTGCGTGCCGATCGGCCATTCCGGCAATTTCGAGGGCTGGTCCTGCCCCTGCCACGGCTCGCAGTTCGACGCCCTCGGGCGCGTGCGCCGCGGTCCCGCCCCCACCAACCTGCCGATTCCGCCCTACGCCTTCCAGTCGGACACCAAGATCCGCATCGGCGAGGAGGGCGGCAAGGCCGCCGCGTGA
- a CDS encoding cytochrome b, whose protein sequence is MSAHGNTYVPRSRLAKWFESRLPIVGLVHSSFVAFPVPRNLTYFWTFGAILIAFLGIQIITGVWLAMHYEPSAKGAFDSVEHIMRDVNYGWLLRYAHANGASMFFVAVYVHIFRNLYYGSYKAPREVLYILGVVIYLLMMATAFLGYTLPWGQMSYWGATVITNILAAIPVVGDTIQSLLWGGYSVGNPTVNRFFSLHFLLPWMIAGVVVLHVWALHVTGQNNPTGIPIKSSKDAVPFTPYATIKDVFAVVVFMILFAWFIFYQPNYLGHADNYVPANPAVTPAHIVPEWYFLPFYAILRAVPSKLGGVILMFSAVLILALAPWLDTSRVRSCNYRPIYRQFFWVFVAVCIILGWLGAKPPEGGYVIASQICTAYYFAHFLVVMPLVGLFETPTRLPGSILESVTGPGKQVSGSGLPAGAAAAPTTKG, encoded by the coding sequence ATGAGCGCACACGGCAATACCTACGTGCCGCGGAGCCGGCTCGCCAAGTGGTTCGAGTCGCGGCTGCCGATCGTCGGCCTCGTCCACTCGTCGTTCGTCGCCTTCCCGGTGCCGCGCAACCTGACCTATTTCTGGACCTTCGGCGCGATCCTGATCGCGTTCCTAGGCATCCAGATCATCACCGGCGTCTGGCTGGCGATGCACTACGAACCCTCGGCCAAGGGCGCCTTCGATTCCGTCGAGCACATCATGCGCGACGTGAACTACGGCTGGCTCCTGCGCTACGCGCACGCCAACGGCGCCTCGATGTTCTTCGTGGCCGTCTACGTCCACATCTTCCGCAACCTCTACTACGGGTCCTACAAGGCCCCGCGCGAGGTGCTCTACATCCTGGGCGTCGTCATCTACCTCCTGATGATGGCCACCGCCTTCCTCGGCTACACCCTGCCGTGGGGCCAGATGAGCTACTGGGGCGCCACCGTCATCACCAACATCCTGGCGGCGATTCCGGTGGTCGGCGACACGATCCAGAGCCTGCTCTGGGGCGGCTACTCGGTCGGCAACCCGACGGTGAACCGCTTCTTCTCCCTGCACTTCCTGCTGCCCTGGATGATCGCGGGCGTCGTGGTGCTCCACGTCTGGGCGCTGCACGTCACGGGTCAGAACAACCCGACGGGCATCCCGATCAAGTCCTCGAAGGACGCGGTGCCGTTCACCCCCTACGCCACGATCAAGGACGTGTTCGCCGTCGTGGTGTTCATGATCCTGTTCGCGTGGTTCATCTTCTACCAGCCGAACTATCTCGGCCACGCCGACAACTACGTCCCGGCCAACCCCGCCGTGACCCCCGCCCACATCGTGCCGGAATGGTACTTCCTGCCCTTCTACGCGATCCTGCGCGCGGTGCCCTCGAAGCTCGGCGGCGTGATCCTGATGTTCTCGGCGGTGCTGATCCTGGCGCTCGCGCCCTGGCTCGACACCTCGCGGGTGCGCTCGTGCAACTACCGGCCGATCTACCGGCAGTTCTTCTGGGTGTTCGTGGCGGTCTGCATCATCCTGGGCTGGCTCGGCGCCAAGCCCCCGGAGGGCGGCTACGTCATCGCCTCGCAGATCTGCACGGCCTACTACTTCGCCCACTTCCTTGTCGTGATGCCGCTGGTCGGCCTGTTCGAGACGCCGACCCGTCTGCCGGGCTCGATCCTCGAGAGCGTGACGGGACCGGGCAAGCAGGTGAGCGGGTCGGGGCTACCCGCGGGCGCCGCCGCCGCACCGACGACCAAGGGCTGA
- a CDS encoding cytochrome c1 has translation MTIRTLLAATLVAASLGGALMGAPARADDGHTPQPPRQKWSYAGVFGSFDQGQLQRGFQVYKEVCSACHSMKLVAFRNLAEPGGPGYSAAQVKALAATYQVKDGPNDSGEMFERPGRPADRFPPPFPNDQAAAAANGGKAPPDFSVLAKARTYERGFPWFVLDALPFTGYSEQGVDYIHALLVGYEDPPKGTEVPDGGHYNKYYPGHIIAMPNPISEGQVSYPKGDDGRPVVPETVDQYAKDVSAFMAWAAEPHMMARKALGLRVILFLIVLAGLLYYVKKRVWADVGGETHGLQPELHKTY, from the coding sequence ATGACGATCCGCACGCTCCTCGCCGCGACCCTGGTCGCGGCCTCCCTCGGCGGCGCCCTGATGGGCGCCCCGGCCCGGGCCGACGACGGCCACACGCCCCAGCCGCCCCGCCAGAAGTGGAGCTATGCCGGCGTGTTCGGCAGCTTCGACCAGGGCCAGCTCCAGCGCGGCTTCCAGGTCTACAAGGAGGTCTGCTCGGCCTGCCACAGCATGAAGCTCGTGGCCTTCCGCAACCTCGCGGAGCCGGGCGGGCCCGGCTACTCGGCCGCCCAGGTCAAGGCGCTCGCCGCGACCTACCAGGTCAAGGACGGGCCGAACGATTCCGGCGAGATGTTCGAGCGGCCCGGCCGCCCGGCCGACCGCTTCCCGCCGCCCTTCCCGAACGACCAGGCGGCGGCCGCCGCCAACGGCGGCAAGGCGCCGCCGGACTTCTCGGTGCTGGCCAAGGCCCGCACCTACGAGCGCGGCTTCCCGTGGTTCGTGCTCGATGCGCTGCCCTTCACCGGCTACTCGGAGCAGGGCGTCGACTACATCCACGCGCTGCTGGTCGGCTACGAGGACCCGCCGAAGGGTACCGAGGTGCCGGACGGCGGCCACTACAACAAGTACTATCCCGGCCACATCATCGCGATGCCCAACCCCATCAGCGAGGGTCAGGTCAGCTACCCGAAGGGCGACGACGGCAGGCCCGTGGTACCCGAGACGGTGGACCAGTACGCCAAGGACGTCTCGGCCTTCATGGCTTGGGCGGCCGAGCCCCACATGATGGCCCGCAAGGCGCTGGGTCTGCGGGTGATCCTGTTCCTGATCGTGCTGGCCGGCCTGCTCTACTACGTGAAGAAGCGGGTCTGGGCGGATGTCGGCGGCGAGACCCACGGTCTCCAGCCGGAGCTGCACAAGACGTACTGA
- a CDS encoding S-methyl-5'-thioadenosine phosphorylase, which produces MTAAVLGVIGGSGVYDLPGLEDVREEAVSSPWGEPSDALRVGRIGETKIVFLARHGRGHRLSPAGINYRANIDVLKRAGVTDIVSLSACGSFREELPPGLFVLVDQFVDRTHGRATSFFGNGCVAHVSMAHPVGPRLQDRIAAAAKAEGIAVARGGTYVCMDGPQFSSLSESKAYKAQGFDVIGMTNMPEAKLAREAEITYATIAMVTDFDCWHPGHDAVDVAAVVAVARANADKAARLVARLARDFPATREDCPAGSHRALDGAIMTAPAARDPALTAKLDAVAGRVLEG; this is translated from the coding sequence ATGACGGCGGCGGTGCTCGGCGTGATCGGCGGCTCCGGGGTCTACGACCTGCCGGGTCTGGAGGACGTGCGCGAGGAGGCCGTCTCCTCACCCTGGGGCGAGCCCTCGGACGCGCTGCGCGTCGGCCGGATCGGCGAGACCAAGATCGTGTTCCTGGCCCGGCACGGGCGCGGCCACCGCCTCTCGCCCGCCGGCATCAACTACCGGGCCAATATCGACGTCCTGAAGCGGGCCGGCGTCACCGACATCGTCTCGCTCTCGGCCTGCGGCTCGTTCCGCGAGGAGCTGCCGCCCGGCCTGTTCGTGCTCGTCGATCAGTTCGTGGACCGCACGCACGGGCGCGCCACCTCGTTCTTCGGCAACGGCTGCGTCGCCCACGTCTCCATGGCGCACCCGGTCGGACCGCGCCTGCAGGACCGGATCGCGGCGGCCGCGAAGGCCGAAGGCATCGCGGTCGCCCGCGGCGGCACCTACGTGTGCATGGACGGGCCGCAATTCTCCTCGCTCAGCGAGTCCAAGGCCTACAAGGCGCAAGGCTTCGACGTGATCGGTATGACCAATATGCCGGAGGCCAAGCTCGCCCGCGAGGCCGAGATCACCTACGCGACGATCGCGATGGTGACCGACTTCGATTGCTGGCACCCGGGCCACGACGCGGTGGACGTGGCCGCCGTGGTGGCGGTGGCGCGCGCCAACGCCGACAAGGCCGCCCGCCTCGTGGCGCGCCTCGCCCGCGACTTCCCGGCGACGCGCGAGGACTGCCCGGCCGGCTCGCACCGGGCACTCGACGGCGCCATCATGACGGCCCCGGCCGCGCGCGACCCCGCGCTGACGGCCAAGCTCGACGCGGTGGCGGGGCGGGTGCTGGAAGGCTGA
- the hisB gene encoding imidazoleglycerol-phosphate dehydratase HisB, translated as MRSASISRKTAETDVSVSIDLDGTGQARIATGIGFLDHMLELFARHGLFDLDIKVDGDLHVDQHHSAEDCGITLGQAFAKALGDKRGIARYADVHLPMDETLSRVCIDISGRPFLVFRTSFRVEKIGQFDTELVREWFQAFAMNAGITLHVETFYGDNAHHIAESCFKGLARALRKAVALDPREEGRVPSTKGSL; from the coding sequence ATGCGCAGCGCCAGCATCAGCCGGAAGACGGCGGAGACCGACGTCAGCGTCTCGATCGACCTCGACGGGACCGGGCAGGCGCGGATCGCCACCGGCATCGGCTTCCTCGACCACATGCTGGAGCTGTTCGCCCGCCACGGCCTGTTCGACCTCGACATCAAGGTCGACGGCGACCTGCACGTCGACCAGCACCACTCGGCAGAGGATTGCGGCATCACCCTGGGGCAGGCCTTCGCGAAAGCGCTCGGCGACAAGCGCGGCATCGCCCGCTACGCCGACGTGCACCTGCCGATGGACGAGACGCTCTCGCGCGTCTGCATCGACATCTCGGGCCGGCCCTTCCTCGTCTTCCGCACGAGCTTCCGCGTCGAGAAGATCGGGCAGTTCGACACCGAGCTGGTGCGCGAGTGGTTCCAGGCCTTCGCGATGAACGCCGGCATCACGCTGCACGTCGAGACCTTCTACGGCGACAACGCCCACCACATCGCCGAGAGCTGCTTCAAGGGCCTCGCCCGCGCCCTGCGCAAGGCCGTGGCGCTCGACCCGCGGGAAGAGGGCCGAGTGCCCTCGACCAAGGGCTCGCTCTAG
- a CDS encoding DUF2628 domain-containing protein — MRSYTLHLPPEARPGEAYGLDRAVIVQDGFSWPAFAFSVAWFLFHRLWLAALIVGLSLAVVAGLGHLLGLSRIAATLISLLVSILIGLEASSLRRWTLARRGWPARDAVLAGSPAEAEARVMARWLDPATRPPAPQRPAFAGERDPVIGLFPASEAAR; from the coding sequence ATGCGCAGCTACACGCTCCACCTGCCCCCCGAGGCCCGGCCCGGCGAGGCCTACGGGCTCGACCGCGCGGTGATCGTGCAGGACGGCTTCTCCTGGCCGGCCTTCGCCTTCTCGGTCGCGTGGTTCCTGTTCCACAGGCTCTGGCTCGCGGCGCTGATCGTCGGGCTCAGCCTCGCCGTGGTCGCAGGGCTCGGCCACCTGCTCGGACTCTCGCGCATCGCTGCCACGCTGATCAGCCTGCTCGTCTCCATCCTCATCGGACTGGAGGCCTCGTCGCTGCGTCGCTGGACGCTCGCCCGTCGGGGCTGGCCGGCGCGCGACGCGGTGCTGGCGGGAAGCCCCGCCGAGGCCGAGGCCCGGGTGATGGCGCGCTGGCTCGACCCGGCGACCCGACCGCCCGCGCCCCAGCGCCCGGCCTTCGCGGGCGAGCGCGATCCGGTGATCGGCCTGTTCCCGGCGAGCGAGGCTGCTCGGTGA
- the hisH gene encoding imidazole glycerol phosphate synthase subunit HisH, with protein MSETVAIIDYGSGNLHSAAKAFERATREAGLDSRIAVTGDPDVVAAADRVVLPGVGAYADCRRGLDAVPGMVAAMERAAHERARPFLGICVGMQLLATRGLEYAVTPGLGWIPGDVGPIRPADPALKIPHMGWNTLAAGSHPLLAGIPTGPEGLHAYFVHSYALKADRPEDVVAEVDYGGPVTAMVARDNVAGTQFHPEKSQRLGLALLANFLKWRP; from the coding sequence GTGAGCGAGACCGTCGCCATCATCGATTACGGCTCGGGCAACCTGCACTCGGCCGCCAAGGCCTTCGAGCGCGCCACCCGCGAGGCCGGGCTCGACAGCCGCATCGCGGTGACGGGCGATCCCGACGTGGTCGCCGCGGCCGACCGGGTGGTGCTGCCCGGCGTCGGTGCCTACGCCGATTGCCGGCGTGGCCTCGACGCGGTGCCCGGCATGGTCGCGGCGATGGAGCGGGCCGCCCATGAGCGGGCGCGGCCCTTCCTCGGCATCTGCGTCGGCATGCAGCTCCTGGCGACGCGGGGCCTCGAATACGCGGTCACGCCCGGTCTCGGCTGGATCCCGGGCGATGTCGGGCCGATCCGTCCGGCCGACCCGGCGCTGAAGATCCCGCATATGGGTTGGAACACGCTCGCCGCGGGCAGCCATCCCCTGCTCGCCGGAATCCCGACGGGTCCCGAGGGGCTGCACGCCTACTTCGTGCACAGCTACGCCCTGAAGGCTGACCGGCCGGAGGACGTGGTGGCCGAGGTCGATTACGGCGGGCCCGTCACCGCGATGGTCGCCCGGGACAACGTCGCCGGAACGCAGTTCCACCCCGAGAAGAGCCAGCGCCTGGGCCTCGCGCTGCTCGCCAACTTCCTCAAGTGGCGTCCCTGA
- the hisA gene encoding 1-(5-phosphoribosyl)-5-[(5-phosphoribosylamino)methylideneamino]imidazole-4-carboxamide isomerase — protein MILYPAIDLKEGRCVRLVQGDMARAKIFNDDPAAQAADFETQGFSWLHVVDLDGAFAGEPRNAAAVDAILARVSLPVQLGGGIRDMKTLDAWIAKGIARVIIGTAAVRDPAFVREAARRHPGKVAVGIDAKDGRVAVEGWAQTSSMTAEELGRRFEDAGVAAIIYTDIARDGILKGLNVEMTLALAQAVKIPVIASGGLASIDDVHRLLQPDCALIAGAITGRALYDGRIDPRAALKAIAQAGRAGM, from the coding sequence GTGATCCTGTATCCGGCCATCGATCTGAAGGAAGGGCGCTGCGTCCGCCTCGTGCAGGGAGACATGGCGCGCGCCAAGATCTTCAACGACGACCCCGCCGCGCAGGCCGCGGATTTCGAGACGCAGGGCTTCTCCTGGCTCCACGTCGTCGATCTCGACGGCGCCTTCGCGGGCGAGCCGCGCAACGCCGCCGCCGTGGACGCGATCCTCGCCCGGGTCTCGCTCCCGGTGCAGCTCGGCGGCGGCATCCGCGACATGAAGACCCTCGACGCCTGGATCGCCAAGGGGATCGCCCGGGTGATCATCGGCACGGCCGCGGTGCGCGATCCGGCCTTCGTGCGCGAGGCCGCGCGCCGCCATCCCGGCAAGGTCGCGGTCGGCATCGACGCGAAGGACGGCCGCGTGGCCGTCGAGGGCTGGGCCCAGACCTCCAGCATGACCGCCGAGGAATTGGGTCGGCGCTTCGAGGACGCGGGCGTCGCGGCGATCATCTACACGGACATCGCGCGCGACGGCATCCTGAAGGGGCTCAATGTCGAGATGACGCTGGCGCTGGCCCAGGCCGTGAAGATCCCGGTGATCGCTTCGGGCGGCCTCGCCTCGATCGACGACGTGCACCGCCTGCTCCAGCCCGACTGCGCGCTCATCGCCGGCGCGATCACGGGCCGCGCCCTCTACGACGGCCGGATCGACCCGCGCGCGGCGCTCAAGGCCATCGCTCAAGCCGGCCGGGCCGGCATGTGA
- a CDS encoding DUF29 domain-containing protein encodes MSAVKAAARPQEAGTAYEDDFYTWTQEQGARLRAGDFAGLDLENLAEEIETLGRTEFNSLVSAWRVILLHMLKWDHQPERRTRSWAISIRTHRNRAADVLKDNPGLKSRLTDSLVRAYRDARDEASGETGLPIRVFPTACPYTREEMLARPFPADPDDTTD; translated from the coding sequence ATGAGCGCCGTGAAGGCGGCGGCCCGGCCGCAGGAGGCCGGGACCGCCTACGAGGACGACTTCTACACCTGGACGCAGGAGCAGGGCGCGCGTCTGCGCGCCGGCGACTTCGCGGGTCTCGACCTCGAAAACCTCGCCGAGGAGATCGAGACCTTAGGGCGGACCGAATTCAACAGCCTGGTCAGCGCCTGGCGCGTGATCCTGCTGCACATGCTGAAATGGGACCATCAGCCCGAGCGCCGGACGCGAAGCTGGGCCATATCGATCCGAACGCACCGAAACAGGGCGGCGGACGTGCTGAAAGACAATCCCGGTCTGAAGAGTCGCCTGACGGATTCCCTGGTGCGGGCCTATCGCGATGCGCGAGACGAGGCCTCGGGTGAGACGGGCCTGCCCATCAGGGTCTTCCCGACCGCCTGCCCCTACACCCGGGAGGAGATGCTCGCGCGCCCCTTCCCGGCCGACCCCGACGACACGACCGACTGA
- the hisF gene encoding imidazole glycerol phosphate synthase subunit HisF has protein sequence MLKTRIIPCLDVKDGRVVKGVQFLELRDAGDPVEAAKAYDAAGADELCFLDITASHEARGTLLDVVSRTAEACFMPLTVGGGVRAVEDVRALLLAGADKVAINTAAVKDPDLVARAAEKFGAQCIVVAIDAKRVSGPGEPARWEIFTHGGRNPTGLDAIAFARTVAAKGAGELLVTSMDRDGTRSGYDLALTRAITDAVAVPVIASGGVGGLDDLVAGVAEGGASAVLAASIFHFGQHSVAEAKAHMAAAGLAMRLDA, from the coding sequence TTGCTCAAGACCCGCATCATCCCCTGCCTCGACGTCAAGGACGGCCGCGTCGTCAAGGGCGTGCAGTTTCTCGAACTCCGCGACGCGGGCGATCCCGTGGAGGCCGCCAAGGCCTACGACGCGGCCGGCGCGGACGAGCTCTGCTTCCTCGACATCACCGCGAGCCACGAGGCCCGCGGCACGCTGCTCGACGTGGTGAGCCGCACGGCCGAGGCCTGCTTCATGCCGCTGACCGTCGGCGGCGGCGTGCGGGCCGTGGAGGACGTGCGGGCGCTGCTGCTCGCGGGTGCCGACAAGGTCGCGATCAACACGGCCGCCGTGAAGGACCCGGATCTGGTGGCCCGCGCGGCGGAGAAGTTCGGCGCGCAGTGCATCGTGGTGGCGATCGACGCCAAGCGCGTCTCCGGTCCCGGGGAGCCGGCCCGCTGGGAGATCTTCACCCATGGCGGGCGCAACCCGACCGGGCTCGACGCGATCGCCTTCGCCCGCACGGTTGCGGCCAAGGGGGCGGGCGAGCTGCTCGTCACCTCGATGGACCGGGACGGCACCCGCTCGGGCTACGACCTAGCGCTGACCCGCGCGATCACGGACGCGGTCGCCGTGCCGGTGATCGCCTCGGGCGGCGTCGGCGGCCTCGACGACCTCGTGGCGGGCGTGGCCGAGGGAGGCGCCAGCGCGGTGCTGGCCGCCTCCATCTTCCACTTCGGCCAGCACAGCGTGGCCGAGGCCAAGGCCCATATGGCGGCGGCCGGCCTCGCCATGCGGCTCGACGCGTGA
- a CDS encoding phosphoribosyl-ATP diphosphatase, with the protein MSDYTLNDLARLVASRAGTSPDASYTAKLLAGGPAKAAKKLGEEAVEAAIAAVQGDRAGLTAEAADVLYHLVVVLQAGGVSLDAVMAELERRTAQSGLAEKAARRHT; encoded by the coding sequence ATGAGTGATTACACCCTGAACGATCTCGCGCGGCTGGTCGCGAGCCGCGCCGGGACCTCCCCGGACGCCTCCTACACGGCCAAGCTCCTGGCGGGCGGCCCCGCCAAGGCCGCCAAGAAGCTCGGCGAGGAGGCGGTGGAGGCCGCCATCGCCGCCGTGCAGGGCGACCGCGCCGGGCTGACGGCCGAGGCCGCGGACGTGCTCTACCACCTCGTCGTGGTGCTCCAGGCGGGCGGCGTCAGCCTCGACGCGGTGATGGCGGAGCTGGAGCGACGCACGGCCCAGAGCGGGCTCGCCGAGAAGGCCGCGAGGCGCCACACATGA
- the coaA gene encoding type I pantothenate kinase, which yields MSFAPAPIGETGQDPVTGAGSDRLSPYRRFSRDEWASLRADTPLTLSSEDLTRLQSINDPISIEEVVAIYLPLSRLLSLYVAATQGLFKATQRFLIAERERKAPYIIGLAGSVAVGKSTTARILAALLARWPNTPKVDLVTTDGFLLPNAELAAAGLMERKGFPESYDTAALLRFLHDVKSGHGRVTAPLYSHLVYDRVPGEERVVESPDILIVEGLNVLQPARLPRDGTAIPFVSDFFDFSIYLDGHEDDLHRWYVTRFMKLRQTAFRDPRSYFRKYAEVPEAEALAIADRLWTTINLPNLVENILPTRQRASLILSKGASHRIESVALRRL from the coding sequence ATGAGCTTCGCGCCGGCCCCGATCGGCGAGACCGGCCAGGATCCGGTGACCGGCGCGGGCTCGGACCGGCTCTCGCCCTATCGCCGCTTCAGCCGGGACGAGTGGGCGAGCCTGCGCGCCGACACGCCGCTCACCCTCTCGAGCGAGGATCTGACCCGGCTTCAATCGATCAACGACCCCATCTCGATCGAGGAGGTGGTGGCGATCTACCTGCCGCTCTCGCGCCTGCTCTCGCTCTACGTCGCGGCGACCCAGGGGCTGTTCAAGGCGACGCAGCGCTTCCTCATCGCAGAGCGCGAGCGCAAGGCCCCCTACATCATCGGGCTCGCGGGCTCGGTCGCGGTCGGCAAGTCGACCACAGCCCGCATCCTGGCGGCGCTGCTCGCCCGCTGGCCCAACACCCCGAAGGTCGATCTCGTCACCACGGACGGCTTCCTGCTGCCGAACGCCGAGCTCGCCGCCGCCGGCCTGATGGAGCGCAAGGGCTTCCCCGAAAGCTACGACACGGCCGCCCTCCTGCGCTTCCTGCACGACGTGAAGTCCGGCCACGGCCGCGTGACGGCGCCGCTCTACTCGCACCTCGTCTACGACCGGGTGCCCGGCGAGGAGCGGGTGGTGGAGAGCCCCGATATCCTGATCGTCGAGGGGCTGAACGTGCTCCAGCCCGCCCGGCTGCCGCGGGACGGCACGGCGATCCCCTTCGTGTCGGACTTCTTCGACTTCTCGATCTACCTCGACGGGCACGAGGACGACCTGCACCGCTGGTACGTCACCCGCTTCATGAAGCTGCGCCAGACGGCCTTCCGCGATCCGCGCTCCTACTTCCGCAAATACGCCGAGGTGCCGGAGGCGGAGGCGCTCGCCATCGCCGACCGGCTCTGGACCACGATCAACCTGCCGAACCTCGTCGAGAACATTCTGCCGACGCGCCAGCGCGCCAGCCTGATCCTGTCGAAGGGCGCGAGCCACCGCATCGAGAGCGTGGCGCTGCGCCGGCTCTGA